AGCTGTCTTTTAATTAATCTGCCAGATAAATGTTTCCTCCTTCTTCCCCAAATGTGGATTTCCCAAAAATTACCTCATCCCAGAGGCCCAACATGAGCAAGATCCAGTTATGGACTAATAACAGCTTAAAAATGAGCCCTGCAGGGCTAGAAATAGGAACCTTAAATTGCTGTCCCATCCAAGTTCCACAAAGTACAAGAACGGAGAGGGAGGAAAAAGTGGATCCCCTTATTCTGGCACTCTCTGCTCTCAGTAGTATACTCAACTGCAACATCCCCTAGATTCCATTTAATCAAGTAAGAATAGAAAGAATGGTATCTGGCTACACACTATCTGCAGGGATATCCACTGACTGAACCATAGGAATGGATAGCTACCCCAACAGCGGAAATGGTTCTATTTCCTAGTGCAGACAAAGCCTGAGGCTGTATAGATGGAGGGATACAAGAAAGTCCCATTCAAATGATTAAAAACTCTAAAACAATCCTTAAGTAGTTTTTAGAACATACATCACATGTAGAGCATGACATGGTGCAGAATAATTTTATCAGCTCTCATTTTTTTGTTCTGCATCATTTGCTCATAACTTCACCCCTTGTAATGCACTCATCCCAAACTCATGCTGACCAAACCTTTCTCCCACACCATCATGTATTCCACATAGATCACATATATAATATATTcctatttgtttaaatattatttttgttgtaaATATTCATTTAACTGACCTTTAAGGTATTAAAAGCAATCATTGCATTTTACTATAGGGCAAATCTTGTTAGACCATTAGAATCAACAAAATTCTATCCATTTCCTAGCTCCAATATGTTGGTTTTTAAGCAAGAGGGAGAACAAATTTAACGATCTTCTGTCCTCACCCCCTCAGTGACAAGATACTCTAATTAGTgtttcttgagaaaagactacaAACCTAATCCTACACTCTGCACTGctagaactcccattgatttaatgggCCTATGTATGCAGAGACCACAAAGCAGACATGTACCTACAATGATACATTTATCCAAGTGGGAGATAAAGGGTAGCCCCAAGAAGTTCTCATAACTAATTTCAAATTTGATTAGGATGAAATTATAATTCTGaaaagtgtggggtttttttaaaaaagatgtgctCAGAATTATTTCTTGTAAAACAATCTGAATTATGAGAGAAGTCAGGGAAACAGGAGATGGCATTTTTAGTGCCTGGCTATTTCTTAACACAAACACATCACTCTCATAGCCATCTTCTTAAACCTCTGGTTCACAAAATCTCCATAATCCTTTACCGGTCCCCATAACTGTCTGTTTTTTGTTTAATATCAGAACAAAAATAATGAGGGAGGGCAAAGTGCTACCATCTCCTCTGAGTAAACAGTAGAGAgaagacaacaaggagtccggtggcaccttaaagacaaagtgggttttttacccacaaaagcttatgcccaaataaatctgttagtctttaaagtgccaccggactccttgttgtttttgtggatacagactaacacggctaccccctgatagtaGAGAGAAGCTATCAAATAATCATTGGTTTGTGCATAGAAAGTGGGAGAAACCTGGAGGCTCAAAAATGAATACACATTAACATATTGTGTCTGTGATTAAACTGGGATAAAGGTGTGGGGAGGCTTAGCGGGATGATCATGCATTGGGAGTAGAAGATGAATGCTTGTGGGGCAACCTCCTATCCTGTAGGGTTAAGGTAAAAGCCTATTGTACCTGCCTGGGCATTACCTCCCATATGGCTGCCTCCTTGCCTTAAAACACAACCAGCCCTCAGGTTGCCGGCCCTTAAGTAGCAACTTCTGCCTGCCACCTCCAGGTTCAGAAGCGGTTCAGAGCCAGATGTGAAGTCAGTTTGGTGGGGTGTTATCCCTAGTGCCTGTGCCACAACCCCCCTGTCCAGCACACTGGTCTGCGGAGGCGCCCAGGACTTGGGGACCCAACTCTCGTCTCGCCCCCAACCCCGCAGCGATCCGTCCCGGGCCGGGGCACACTGCGGGGGGAGGCAGCTCCGGGGCTGACAGCCGGGCCGCGCTGGTtgggaggcaggggagcagcGGCTCCCGGCCAGCGGCTGCCGGGGCGCAGGGGACGCATCCCCACCTCCGCAGCGGGGCCGggcgggcagagctggggggccgaGGCCCTATGGGGGCGGCGCAGGGGAGGCCCCAGACGCCGCCCCCGCTTTAAGGGGAGGCTGCGCCCTGCAAGGCGCCGCGGCCAGGAGCAGCCTCCGCTCCCGGCGCCACCAGCCCCGGGCTAGAATGCGCATGCGCAGCAGCGCCAACCTGACCCTGCGCCCCACCTCTCGACCTATGACCCGCCCCCCGCCGCGTATCTCGCTTGGCCCCGCCTCTCGACCTATGGCCCTGCCCGTCCCTCCTATCACTGTCGGCCTTCTGGGCCCTCTCAGTGGTGACGCCATCTCCGCGCGCCGGTCGCGTTGCGGGCGCCCCTGGCGGTGGCCGCCCGGGCTGAGGAGGGGAGGGTGTCCGTGGCCCGTGGGGGACAATGGCGGCCGCCTCGCTGTGGAAGGGGCTGGTGGGGATCGGACTCTTCGCCTTGGCCCACGCGGCCTTCTCCGCCGCGCAGCGTGAGTGAGCGGGGCCCCGCGCGGACACCCGGGCCGGGAGCGCCGCGGGCAAGGATCCGGGGTGGGTGAGAGGGGCAGCTGCCCGGGGCGGGGGTCCTATCCCCATAGCCACCCTCGGTCccggtgccctcctcccccacgctCACTGCGCGGGCAGCAGGGATGTGGGGGCGGCtcgtggggagagcaggggatgcgAAGGGATCGGGGGGCGAGCAGGGGGCGGCTTGGAGGGGACCAAGGGATGTGAGGGGGGCTTGGAGGGAGGATGAAATCTGAGTGCAGCGAGCTGATGGGGCGAGATCTGGCATGCAGGAGCTGGACCAGGGTGATAGTGGGCGTCAGGATGACAtgcggggatgggggtggagttaATCAAGACGGGAGAGAGGTTCAGGAGGGCAATAGAGGGCCACGTTGTTATTGAGGAGTCACTGGACCTCAAGCCATTTGCATTtccagcagtgggggctggggtaagggaaggagaagggggtgggggggggaatacagCACCAAGCTGTGATTACAGCTCAGAGTCCATTTTTAATATATTCTGTGTAGGAAAGGAATTTGTAGAATGTAGCTAATCTCTTTTTAGGGCATTTTACGTTTGTTTAATAGATATCATTAATATGTTTAAAGCAAAACAGTATCCTTTCTCCAAAAATGCTTGCTTATGCAGTCAGAGATCCAATAATTTTTTCTGATCACTAATCCAGGACCCTTGCTGGGAAAAACTACTGTTCCCTGAAAACATTTATTCTTATCCATCAAAATGGTTTTAGCTGTGGTAGATGACAAACCTGAATATTACATACTTCTGATTACTATCTATGATTATCTTTGTAATTCCAAGTTTTCAATgtctttaaaatactgtttttcaATGCTAGTGGGTTTTTGACACACCAGATGCTAAATCATCTCAGAATTGAGGTGGGGAGCTTGGGGAACATGCCAACAACTAGTATTATATGATTTAAAGGTTGAGTATCTTTCCACATGCCCGTGCTAGAAGCAAACACTATTTAACCTTGATGGTTTGTGAGGTATTAAAGCTTGAAGCTACCATTTGTCAGTGCTGCATCCTTGGCATAGCAATGCATTTGGAGTACTAGTCAGCGTCTGACCACAGCAACTGCTACAGTGCAGTTTCCAATCCGTGGCAAGAGAACCATTTTGCCAAGAGTATTTGAAGATGCTAGAGAAGATGGCCACATTATTTCAACTCTTAGCACACAGTGGATCAAATTCAGCCTTCGTGTAAGTGGGTGCATCTCCCAGTGAGTAAGATGGAGTAAACCAGTTAGGATGATGTTTATAATTCAGAAAAAGGTGTATCCTTTAGAACCCAGAGTTATCTGAATGTTATGACAGATTAAGTTAATGcaaaatgtgcttttaaaattcCACACTACACATACCTCTGAAtagaatgaaaaataattaaCAGTAATCAGCTAAATGTCTACCTCTTATGACTTAGTGGATGTCAGTAGAATTAGGCTAGTAAGTATAACATTTACAAATAATTCCTCAACGATCCTTCTTTACACACAGTTCTAGTACCTCCATGGGTTATAGCCAACCCATCTGGAAAGTGTACCCATTTTTGAAGAATTCTGTAAGAGATTTGTGCTTCATGTGCAATAGTATTCCATGTAGATATTATATACAATGCCCTAAGGGTATACAAGAAGGAATCATTTATGAAATGTAGTAGTCTGACGCTGAAGTAGTAAAGCAATTGAAGATTGTCTTGTGCAGAAACATGCTCTTCCGTTTACTAGTAATGATGACCAATTTAGATAAGTTCAATAGGGAACAGTGGCTATATATATTGCAATAAAATAGAACATCTAATTCCTTCTGCTGAAGTAGCTTTGTGAGAGTGCTGGCTGCACTACAGTTTGAGTAGCAATATCTGGCGTTCATAGAGAATTCTTCCTGCATATGCGTGCCCCATCATCAGCCCTCTTCCACCCTTTTCGCTCTCATGCAGAAAGATTAAATTATTGCTGAAATTATTTATCAAGGCAGGTTTGGAAGATCAGATATGCTGTCTGAGGAAGCAAATGTGGAAACAAGATTAAAAATGGCAGAGTTACTGGGAGTTAATAGTCCATGGCATAATACATAGAAACCCAAACACTCCTGGAATTTATATTGATTTGCcttattacaaaaaaaattaacttaCCAGTATGTCTTTACTTTATAGATCGTTCCTATATGAGATTAACAGAAAAGGAAGATGAAACATTACCGATAGATGTAAGTTATACATTTTCATTGTGTTTGGAAGATTTAAGACTAATAATATAGTTTGGTCTCTTGCTTTCGttcctgttcattttttttttaaatttgaataaTTGAATATTAATCATTAAATCTTTCACATTCTCATTCTGCCTGAGAATGTTTCACCTACCAGTCCTAATGTCCAGTAATGTGTTACAGCTCTTACAAAGAGCATTTGAAAATCAGAATAAGCCCTGACTTCCTTCTGCTTCTTTAGAACTGTTGGTGAAACGTCTCCTCCAGGAATTCCATGGCTTCTGTCGCTGGAACTTGGAAAATCCTTGCATAAGTCTCTTATACTCTGCAGCATAAACATCGGTCTCCCTCTGGCTTTTGTTGGCTGACATTTGTTTATTCAATACTATTGTGTGCTGCTGTTATCCCAGCACAACCtgtttcatttacttcaattttctTATTTCTGATTTTAATTGTATCTTACTTTCCTGATTGACCAATAAGAAAATGACGGGCAGAAGTGGACTTCAGAGGTCATGCCCAGTTGTCATCCTTGTTGACAGTGTTATGGAGGTTACATAATTTGTCTGAGTACTAGATTCTTCCTGTTAAAGCAGTAATTTGAGTGCACAGAACAGTGATTCTGACTGCTGTGAGGAATACAGAATCTGCCTGAAGAACTCTGCCAGGCAGTTTGATCTAGTTCAGAGGGTACAGGGTGGGTGCCAGGAAATCCCCCATCTGTTCCTGCTTCCGCTATTGACTTGCAGTGCTACCTTGGGTAGCTACTTAATccttgtgcctcaatttcctcccctcactaaaatggggataaaattaTTTGCCCAGTTTCCTAGATCTCTGGTTGAAAAATGTGTAAGTGCTTATTGTGTAAGACAACTGTGAGCAAAACAGAGAATAAAAGATGAGAATTTTGTACAAGGGTTCTCTTATATTGTTTAGCAACCTCTGTGTGGTGTATTGTATCTCTCTCTGTTGCAGATAGTTCTTCAGACACTGTTGGCCTTTGCAGTGACGTGCTATGGAATAGTACATATTGCAGGAGAATTTAAAGACATGGATGCCACTTCAGAACTAAAAAAGAAGTATGTTGGGGTTCTTTCTGTTCGTTAACACACTTTTTCCTGTTGCTTTATAAATAAACTCAGCATATCCTGTGAAATAGCAGCCCCAGAAATGTTCTCCTTTTTAGCTCATGCCTTCTTGCCAACCTGCTGTAAATGTGATGTTGGGAAGgacaggcagagccaggaagccACCACACAATGTCTGGCTGTGGGATGTAGTGTTCTAGATAGGATGAGGCTACAGCAGTGACTGGGACACTTTCTGCCCTTCCTTGGCTCCTTCCCTGGGCCTCCTAAAAACCCACCTCAGAGTTGGAGTAGTGGAGTGAGCAGGTGAGGAACAGGGAGATATGAGGTTACAGAACTACTCCTGTCCAGTGGTCttagcaggggactgggaggcaGAAGCTCTTATCTCCAACCATCTCTGCGTGAGTTTTCACATCAGTAAATAGGGATAACACGTACCCCCCTCCTAAAGGTGCTGATGATGAATTAGTTAAATGCTATAGAAATGCTGAATTGAATTGTATAAATCTGTGAAGGGTTTTGAATTGAATTTTGAGGTGGATAGGAAGTCAGATGGGCAGAAAAGCTGCTCCTATAGAGAGCAGTCTGAATAATATGGGACTTAAGTAAATCCATGAAAGAGGCAGTAGAAGGGGGCCTGAATGTGAAGTGCTAAGAAGTGTGTGAGAATTAAGGGCGCTCAGCATTATTAGCACTGAGGCATGAGTATGGATTTTGGCTGAGGCAAAGTCAAAGGGAGGAGGAATTTGGGTGATATTTTGTGGGTAGTTATTAACACTTGTACATAAGGAAACTATAGAAGGGAGAGTAAAGTTTATTAATGATGTGGGTGTTTTCTGTATGCATATCTATATCTCTGTAACACTACCATCTTGTCTTTAAAATTCTTAACGTTTGTGTTATGGCATAGGGAATTTGCGTAAGATCTAGAGGCTTGGCACCTCTGCCATTTGGTAACAGCACTTACTTATTTTTCTGTCTGTTTGTAAAAATCTGGTGTTTCCAAGAGTGACTTTCATCAAATGATCATTCTAAAGccacattaatttcatttttcatgtttattttaagGACATTTGACACATTAAGGAACCATCCATCTTTTTACGTATTTAATCATCGTGGTAGAGTATTGTTCCAGTCTCCAGATATAGTGAATTCTTCTTCAAACCAAGATGCTTTGTCATCCAGCGCATCACTGAAGTTACGAAAACTTGAACCTCTGCGCCGTTAAGATTTTTACAGATTATAATAGAACAGGACACTGAGATGTAATATTGGAGTTGGGGGTGTAAACACTTTTTTTAATTTCTGGAGCAGTATTTATATTGATCTTCCAGactttataaaatatatatataactaaGGACCTTCTTTGTAAACTGTTAATGAAAATGACTGAATTGACTTGGCAATGGAGTGTAAATTATTGCTACAATTATGCTGTGAAACATCTTTGAACTTTCATATATTAAACAATGTTGCGGttgattttttcatttaaaactatTCCTATCCTTAAAAAAAGGCCAATAAGTTTTTATTGCAATGAATATTAGATCATCCAAAGAGGGAATGCTTTAGTGCTATTTATTTTCTTGGTTTGCTGGCATTACCTTTATGGAATTCCTTCAGAAACCATGGGTGCACTGCAGCATGAAAAGATAGAGGAGAGGAAGCTAGCCGTCTCCTGTTCCTAGAATGTCTAAAATGCACCTTTTGGTGTATGTTTGTGAAACTCAAAAGAATGCCTTCATTCTGACAATGCTAGAAAAAAGTGGTTATGTCTGACAGGTTTTTTAACTCTTCGTTATCAAATTATTGGTTTCTAGTTATCCTCCTGTTTAAAAGTAGATTTTCTCCTCCTCCCAAAATTATCTGGGACTCTACATCTGGTAGATGTATGGAAGAGACGGCTTGCTTCTTTTTGGATGATCTAATATGTTCAGCTTGTTTATTCACTGTATGTGTATTGCTCTTTGCTTATGTATACAGGAACGTTCATGAAATGGCTGAGTAGTGTTTCAGTACCATAAATGGCACCAGAAACTAGTTTCTTTCATGCATTCTGAGAAGCAGTTTTCATAAGTATTAAGACAAATATCCACTTTAATGCATTGTATGTGTTTTCCAATAATAAGGTGCTATAGGGATTAGCACAGCAAAGGGGGCTAAGTGTGTATAGTATAACTATACCTGTCACTAGCCCTGAAGCATCAAATTAAGCTAACGAAACTGTTACCTCTGAGCCATTAGCTGACTTAAGAGAACTGTTTTGAGGGCATGCGTTCTTAAAATATGACATAGCCTTTAACCGGTtctgttttctaattttttttttaaaaggttgtttTTACTGTTAAACTTTGTCCAGCTCTGGCATTTCCCGTTGGTAACTGAAAGCTTCTCTTCTGCTTCCATGACATAGCTAAGACCCTTTGCATTGTGAGAGATGCTTTACGGGTCCACCTAGAGTTCTGTATATTTCCCCTTGAAGATCTCTCACCTCAGCATACAAGTCAGCCTTTTTACcctacaatatttttatttttaaaaatctattttattcAACCCAGCAATCTGAAAGTTCAAAGGCAAAAAGTGTAGGAAAACACCATGGAAAACTGAGCACCTTCTGCTGGCCTATCCTATTGCCCGGGACCCCAGGGGTGAGAGCAGCAGTATGGATGGTTGCTCTGAGTAGTTATGATTTTCACGTTGGGTTGGTTAAATATTCAGAAGAGTATTCTGGTCATTTAAACGTTAATCTCCAATCCACTGAGCTATTTCCTAAAGTGTATTGTCTCTCCTTCCCTGGGAGTCACAAATAAACTTGATTAACCGATAGCTGCTACCACTAAAGGCCTCATGTTGCCCCGTTTAACGTAAAACTTCCATTGTCAAGTACAGCACTGGTGTACAAGGAGAGGATTGCTTTGTGCCTTGGCAGGGTATGTGGAGGAAATGGATGCAGACTGATGCCTAAGCCATCGTGACTCTTGCTAGCTCTGGAGGAGTAACAGTGGGCTGGGAGATAGAATGAGGTTCTCATGCCATTGGATTAATgacagaagaagaggaagacagACAGCAAGAGCCCTGTAACCAGCCTAGCAGACTGATATTTCAATTGTGTTTGGCAGTGTACCATTTGCATAATGTCTTGTAGAGCAGGGCTGCTCACCTGTTCATATCTAGGGAGGCCATGTTCATGCTACTGGAAGGCCCACTCAGTGCAAAATGCACTACAACGTGAAGTCTGGAGTCCTGCTCGGAGCAAATGTTTGTTTCTCAAGCTCTCCATGTTGCATAGTTTGAGAGCTGCAAAGCACCTTGGTGGCTACATCAGGCCTGTTAACCACATGAGGAGTAGCCTTACTCTTTAGCAACAATGGTTATATCACAAAGCtgtacaaattatttttttcttatcttGCAATGTCCAATAAAGAACAGATATCCTTACAAAGCTTTTGGTGGTGATTTTTCTCCCAATTGTCCTGCACCTTGTCAGAGCAAGGTCAGTGAGGGTATCGAGAAATTGTCCCGCTAGTAGTTCTAAAGAAATTAATAACCTTACTTTGGCTGTAGCATCTTTGCAGTGAAGTTCTTACATGCCACTTGTCCATTACTGTGTCAGATACATAAAAAGGGAATCAGACCAACACAATGTCCTGGTGGCTAAACAAGTTTTTAGGATCACTAAATCCTTGGCCTGCATTATCTGGCTGCCTTCAACATTCCTAGTCTATATCTCAACAGCCTGAGTCCTATATATTTACTCTGAGTAAAGTCT
This region of Chrysemys picta bellii isolate R12L10 chromosome 9, ASM1138683v2, whole genome shotgun sequence genomic DNA includes:
- the MMGT1 gene encoding ER membrane protein complex subunit 5 — its product is MAAASLWKGLVGIGLFALAHAAFSAAQHRSYMRLTEKEDETLPIDIVLQTLLAFAVTCYGIVHIAGEFKDMDATSELKKKTFDTLRNHPSFYVFNHRGRVLFQSPDIVNSSSNQDALSSSASLKLRKLEPLRR